TGGAGCTTACCGACAGCAAAGCTGGAGTAACCTTAGTTTATGATGTAGGGACTTCGTACAAACAGTGGATGATCTGGAATAATGGTGCTTCAGAACAGTTCTTCTGCCCTGAGCCACAAATTAACTTGGTTAATGCACCATTGGTGGATCTACCAGCGGATGAGATCGGCTTGTTCAGCCTGAAACCAGGCGAATATTGGGAAGAGAGCAGCCGTCTGTACGTGAAATAGCATTAATGTGATTATTAATATGTAATCAAAGAAAGGGCTGTCTTGTTCGTAGATTTCTACGATAGACAGCCCTTTAACTGTTGGATATCTGCGAACTTAATTAAGGAAGCAGGACGTTATCTTTTGCTAATTATTTCTTCATTAATCTGCTCAATAATCTCTTGGATACTCTTTGAACCAAGATCACCCTCACCACGTTTTCTTACAGATACGCTGTCGGAATTCTTTTCGTTCTCACCGAGAACGAGCATGTAGGGTGCTTTTTCCAGCTGAGCTTCACGAATTTTGTATCCTAGCTTCTCATTTCGGATATCAACTTCTACACGAATGCCAGCTTGTTCTAAGGATTGCTTCACCTGAAATGCATAATCAACGTAGTTCTCAGAGACGGGCAATAACTTCGCTTGAACAGGTGCTAGCCATAGAGGAAATGCGCCGGCAAAATGTTCTGTAATAATCCCCATAAAACGATCGATCGACCCATAAACAGCGCGATGGATTACGACCGGGCGATGTTTAAGATTATCTTCGCCGATGTAAGTAAGGTCGAATTTCTCTGGCATTTGCCAATCTAGTTGGATTGTTCCACATTGCCAGCTTCGTTTTAGCGCATCTAAGATATGGAAATCAATCTTAGGTCCGTAGAACGCACCATCACCTTCATTCACACGATACTCAATCCCGAGATTATCTAATACATTTTGCAAAGATTGTTCAGCCTGATCCCATAATTCTTCAGATCCCATATAATCTGCCGGGCGAGTAGATAATTCAATCTTATACTCAAAACCAAACACTTGATAAATATGGTCAATTAGTGATATTACACGGCTTATTTCATCCTCAATCTGCTCGGGTAATACGAAGAGATGGGCATCATCCTGACAGAAAGTACGAACACGCATCATCCCGTTAAGTGCCCCAGAGAACTCATGGCGATGTACTTGACCAAATTCCGCAATACGGATAGGCAGCTCACGGTAGGAATGCAGATTGTTTTTGTAGATTAGCATATGACCTGGGCAGTTCATCGGCTTGAGCGCAAATTTAGTTTCGTCGACATTTGTGAAATACATATTGTCTTTGTAGTGATCCCAGTGCCCGGATTGCTCCCAAAGCCGATTGTTCATCATCAGCGGTGTACGAACTTCATCGTAATCTCTCTGTCTTTGTAATTCACGGGCGAAATTCTCAAGCTCTGTACGGATGGTCATTCCCTTGGGAAGATAGAAGGGCATGCCCGGAGCTTCTTCAGAGAACATGAACAACTCAAGTTCCTTGCCGAGCTTACGGTGATCACGTTTTTTAGCTTCTTCAAGAAAGAGTAAGTGCTCTTCAAGTTGAGCTTTCTTAGGAAAAGCAGTTCCGTAAATGCGTTGCAACATTTTATTATTGGAATCTCCACGCCAGTAGGCACCAGCTACATTCAACAGCTTAAAGGCTTTGACCAAGCCAGTAGAGGGAAGATGTGGCCCTCGGCAGAGATCCGAGAATTCTCCTTGATCATAAATAGATAATACTGTGTCTTCCGGAAGATCACGAATAAGCTCCAGCTTTAAGGGCTCATTCAGCGCTTCAAAAAGCTTAATTGCTTCAACGCGCGGAACCACACGGCGGTCAATCGGGTGATTCTCTTGAATGATTCTCGCCATTTCTTGTTCAATTGCAACAAGATCATCCGTGGATAAAGGTGTCTCAATATCAATGTCATAATAGAAGCCATCTTCGATTACTGGACCTATGCCGAGCTGGACACCCTTATCTCCATATATACGTTTTATGGCCTGCGCCATGATATGTGCTGTACTGTGTCTATAAATTTCCAGGCCGTCTTTGCTATCCAACGTAACAATTTCGAGCTGGCAATCATGTTCGATCGTTTGGTTTAGATCAACGGATCTGCCATTGATCTTTCCAGCTACAGCACTTTTTTTCAGACTGGTACTTATGGCACCTGCTGCTTCTTTAATCGTCGTACCTTGAAGTACCTCTCTAATTGTTCCGTTTTGCAATGCTACCTTGATCTCCATGATTGTTAGCCTCCATTTCTCAAAAATTGTTTGTGGTGAACGCAAAAAAACGCATCTCTCCCAGAAAGGGACGAGTGCGTTCAGCTCGTGGTTCCACCCTAATTCGACCTATCATAAGGATAGGACCTCATTGGTATCCTTTATCGGGGATAAATCGGTGCCACATACTACCGCGAAATTTAGATCAACGGATTCAGCGCCACAGCTACAAAGGGGTAACTTCACAATCGTCTACTGGAGAAGCTTTCAGCCTAGACCTCTCTCTCTGGACAGTTCGTATAGGAAATCATGTCTTTGATCATTGCCATATGATGTTGCTCGTTCATAGTACTCAATTGCACCCCATAAAGTCAAGAGGCAAGAAACCAGAAATACGGATCTTTTTTTTGCAGTCTTCATTTGTGTATTGGGAAAGGAGATGATGTGCTCGTTGGCGAATGTATGATATCAACTTAATTAAGGAGGTTTGATATGCAGATTCTCGCCATGCTGACGATGCTAATCGACCATATTGGCTATATCTTTTTTCCAGAGGATATTGCTTGGAGATATGTAGGGAGAATAGCCTTTCCAATCTACTGTTACGGGCTTGTGCAGGGCCATATACATACATCATCCAGACCGAAATATCTGTTCCGACTGCTCTTAATCGCTATTATTGCTCAGATTCCATACAATTTAGCAATTAATCCTGGTGGATGGAACGTAGTGTTTACGCTTTTGTTATCAGCAATCGTATTGGTTATTTTGGATAAACTGTCTTCACCATGGCTTGGTGCACCTGTCGTCATTGTAGCTATCATGTTAATGGATTATTTCCCTATAGATTATAATGCGTACGGCCTGCTGTTAGTATTGATATTCCGTTATACGAAGTCGTACTGGCTTGTTGGAGCACATTTGGCACTGAATTTATTCTACATGTACTATAATTTTTGGAGTGTGCAAATGCTCAGTATTTTACCGACGCTGTTGATTACTTTGACTCCTGCACTTTGGGGATATGTAGAGCGTCACCGGGTTCCACGCTGGGTGTGGTGGTCTTTTTATCCTGCGCATTTACTGATTTTGGCGATATTTAGGGGTCTGATTTACAATGAATGGGTTTCTATCGAATGGCGAAATTTGTTGAATTTATAGTATTTTAATAAAAACTTAAACTTTGATTTACAAATGTTACCTTTGCTGAGATAATGGATTGATTTCAAAAAAATTCTTAAAAAAGGAGACTTGCAATGAGGAGAATGAAAGCTAGAATAAAATGGTTTCTTCCTTTTGTCGCACTGCTGCTAGTTCTGGCAGGCTGTCAATCGGTTGGAGGTTTCGATGTTAACAAGGCATTGATAGGGGATGTCGATGTTAAATCATCAGAATCAAGCATGACGTTTTCTATGAACGCTGAGCCTTCAGAAGAAATTAGCGCAGAAGATAAGGAAATGGTAGATCTTATAAATTCATTTTCCCTGAGTATTAGCAATGCTAAGTTACAAGATAATGGTAATTTATCTGCTAAAGGAACAATCGGCTATAAACAATTAAATATTCCATTCGCATTGTTTATGGACAAACAAACTTTAGTCTTTACTGTTGAAGGAGCAAAACAACCGTTTTACTTCCCGATTCAAGGAGATGATGAGATCTTTGCTGAAGTCGGATTGGATCTGACTAAAGCTGAGGACCTTAGTAAGCTGCTAACGAAATTCGTGGTAAAGAATCTGCCTAATCCAAGCGCAATTAGCATTACACCAGTTAGTGAGGCTGTGTATGGTCAGCAGGTAAATATGACGAAGTTACATACCGAAGTGACTGGTGATGAGCTTCCTGCATTGTTAAAAGGATTCCTAAAATCGATCTCTAAAGATACAGAAGGTTTTACAGAATTGGTTGGTGGTCTATACGACTATCTGTACCCAGTGATCAAAGCTATGGACGAAGAAGGCTCCGGTGATTTGCTAGATCTTGGTTTTGGCGAAATCCCACTAGATGATAAAGAAGCTGTCGTAACCGTACTGCATGATGCAGCTAAATTGGCTGTTGATTCGTTGCTACTAGTATATGACAATCAGCTAGACAGTCTTTACAAATCTACCCCTGAGCTTAAGACGGTTTTGAGTAAGGATACGAAGCTTGCTGTCGACATTTTTGTAGACAGTGGACTACATGTTCGTAAACAGAATGTTGATCTGAAAGTGGCGCTTCCAGGTACTGAAGATATGCCATTAAAGAGTTTCTCGCTTAAGGCTTCTAGTCAGATTTGGAACATTGGTGGTGCTGTAACGGCAGATCCAATCAGCACTGAAGGAGCACTTGATGTTTCTTCCGGTTATCTGACTCCTGCAGAGACTTTGAACAATTTTGATCCAAATTCTAATGTTTATCGTATATTGAAAGA
The window above is part of the Paenibacillus sp. FSL K6-0276 genome. Proteins encoded here:
- a CDS encoding TraX family protein, which produces MQILAMLTMLIDHIGYIFFPEDIAWRYVGRIAFPIYCYGLVQGHIHTSSRPKYLFRLLLIAIIAQIPYNLAINPGGWNVVFTLLLSAIVLVILDKLSSPWLGAPVVIVAIMLMDYFPIDYNAYGLLLVLIFRYTKSYWLVGAHLALNLFYMYYNFWSVQMLSILPTLLITLTPALWGYVERHRVPRWVWWSFYPAHLLILAIFRGLIYNEWVSIEWRNLLNL
- a CDS encoding stalk domain-containing protein, whose translation is MRRMKARIKWFLPFVALLLVLAGCQSVGGFDVNKALIGDVDVKSSESSMTFSMNAEPSEEISAEDKEMVDLINSFSLSISNAKLQDNGNLSAKGTIGYKQLNIPFALFMDKQTLVFTVEGAKQPFYFPIQGDDEIFAEVGLDLTKAEDLSKLLTKFVVKNLPNPSAISITPVSEAVYGQQVNMTKLHTEVTGDELPALLKGFLKSISKDTEGFTELVGGLYDYLYPVIKAMDEEGSGDLLDLGFGEIPLDDKEAVVTVLHDAAKLAVDSLLLVYDNQLDSLYKSTPELKTVLSKDTKLAVDIFVDSGLHVRKQNVDLKVALPGTEDMPLKSFSLKASSQIWNIGGAVTADPISTEGALDVSSGYLTPAETLNNFDPNSNVYRILKDDLGITKRTIVIEPDDEYYYPIVDNNTTYVPLRYFAEDLDATVEWDTVNRAINVTDGVYGDKLVFKIGSSEASINGEKVKLAEPVFVDEYGDAYVSLRLLAEALHATVYVDEEGWITVTRK
- the thrS gene encoding threonine--tRNA ligase, producing MEIKVALQNGTIREVLQGTTIKEAAGAISTSLKKSAVAGKINGRSVDLNQTIEHDCQLEIVTLDSKDGLEIYRHSTAHIMAQAIKRIYGDKGVQLGIGPVIEDGFYYDIDIETPLSTDDLVAIEQEMARIIQENHPIDRRVVPRVEAIKLFEALNEPLKLELIRDLPEDTVLSIYDQGEFSDLCRGPHLPSTGLVKAFKLLNVAGAYWRGDSNNKMLQRIYGTAFPKKAQLEEHLLFLEEAKKRDHRKLGKELELFMFSEEAPGMPFYLPKGMTIRTELENFARELQRQRDYDEVRTPLMMNNRLWEQSGHWDHYKDNMYFTNVDETKFALKPMNCPGHMLIYKNNLHSYRELPIRIAEFGQVHRHEFSGALNGMMRVRTFCQDDAHLFVLPEQIEDEISRVISLIDHIYQVFGFEYKIELSTRPADYMGSEELWDQAEQSLQNVLDNLGIEYRVNEGDGAFYGPKIDFHILDALKRSWQCGTIQLDWQMPEKFDLTYIGEDNLKHRPVVIHRAVYGSIDRFMGIITEHFAGAFPLWLAPVQAKLLPVSENYVDYAFQVKQSLEQAGIRVEVDIRNEKLGYKIREAQLEKAPYMLVLGENEKNSDSVSVRKRGEGDLGSKSIQEIIEQINEEIISKR